Proteins from one Phocoena phocoena chromosome 7, mPhoPho1.1, whole genome shotgun sequence genomic window:
- the DTYMK gene encoding thymidylate kinase, producing MAGRRGALIVLEGVDRAGKSTQSRKLVDALCAAGHCAELLRFPERSTEIGKLLSSYLEKKSEVEDHSVHLLFSANRWEHVPLIKEKLSQGITLVVDRYAFSGVAFTSAKENFSLDWCKQPDVGLPKPDLVVFLQLQLAEAAARGEFGRERYESSPFQQRALQCFQQLLGDSSLPWKVVDASRSIEDVHREIRVLSEGAIRAAAHRPLGQLWT from the exons ATGGCGGGCAGACGCGGGGCGCTCATCGTGCTGGAGGGTGTGGACCGTGCGGGGAAGAGCACGCAGAGCCGCAAGTTGGTGGACGCGCTGTGCGCCGCGGGCCACTGCGCCGAGCTGCTGCGCTTCCCGG aaagatcaaCAGAGATTGGCAAGCTTCTGAGTTCCTACTTGGAAAAGAAAAGCGAGGTGGAAGATCACTCGGTGCACCTGCTGTTCTCTGCGAATCGCTGGGAACACGT GCCGCTAATTAAGGAGAAGCTGAGCCAGGGCATCACCCTGGTCGTGGACAGGTATGCCTTTTCTGGGGTCGCCTTCACCAGCGCCAAGGAG AATTTCTCCCTGGACTGGTGCAAGCAGCCAGATGTGGGCCTCCCCAAACCGGACCTGGTTGTGTTCCTGCAGCTGCAGCTGGCAGAGGCTGCCGCGAGGGGCGAGTTCGGCCGTGAACGCTACGAGAGCAGCCCTTTCCAGCAGCGCGCCCTGCAGTGCTTCCAGCAGCTCTTGGGAGACTCCAGTCTGCCCTGGAAGGTGG TCGACGCCTCCAGGAGCATCGAGGATGTCCACCGGGAAATCCGCGTGCTGTCTGAGGGTGCCATCCGGGCCGCTGCACACAGGCCGCTGGGGCAGCTGTGGACCTAG